One Urechidicola croceus genomic window, GAAAAATTAAAATATCCCATTGGGCAATCTAATATTCCCGAAATAATTACAAATGAACATATCAAAAATTGGATAGAAATAATTGATAAACATCCTGATCAATTAATCGAATTAGTGAGTAATTTAACAGATGAACAATTAGACAAACCTTACCGACCAGATGGATGGACATCAAGACAAGTAGTACATCATTTAGGCGATAGTCATACAAATAGTTATATTCGTTTTAAATGGACTTTGACAGAAACTAGTCCAATTATTAAAGCATATGATGAAGTAAAATGGGCTGAATTACCTGACACAAAACATGCACCAATAGCACATTCACTTACCTACTTAAAATCCTTACATCAAAAATGGGTATACTTATTAAAAACACTAACTTCTAGTGATTTAAAAAAATACTTTATTCATCCTGCAACTGGAAATAAGGTAACTTTAGAAAAAAATATTGGCATTTATGCATGGCATTGTCAACATCATTTTGAGCACATCAATCAATTATTAATTCGTGAAGGTTGGAAACAATGATTAGAAAAGTAAAAATATCAGATGCTAAAGAAATCGTAGATATTTATAATTACTATGTTTTAAATTCTATTGTAACATTTGACGAAAAACCGTTTTCAAAATCGGATTTTGAACAAAAAATAAAAAAAATTTCTTCTGATTATCCATTTATCGTTTTTGAAGAAAACAATGAGATATTGGGGTATGCTTATGCAAATAAATGGCGCCAAAAACCTGCTTACAATAATACCTTAGAAAGTACGGTATATGTCAAAAATGGGGTGCATAAAAAACGGATTGGAACTAAATTATATACAGAACTTCTTAAACAATTAAAAGAACAAAATTACCATGTAATAATTGGCGGGTTATCATTACCAAACGATGCCAGTATCCGACTACATGAAAATTTTGGATTTAAAAAAGTAGCTCATTTCAATGAGGTAGGACTGAAATTTGGAAAATGGATAGATGTAGGCTTTTGGCAACTAATATTTAATTAGTTTTCCATTTAATATTACAGCCAATACTTGGTTTTTGTAATTTAATATTTTTTACATTGCTTAACATACAATCTAAGGCATGTCTAATATCAACCCCAGTTACTCCAATACCATTTCCAGGTCTTGAATCATCTAACTGACCTCTATAAACCAATTTTAATTCACTATTAAAAACATAAGAATCAGGTGTGCATGCAGCATCATAAGCCTTGGCTACTTCTTGAGATTCATCATATAAATATGGAAAAGTATAACCTAAATTACTAGCAACTTTCCTCATCAATTCTGGAGAATCTTGAGGGTAATTTCCAACATCATTTGATGATATTGCAATAAAACTTATTCCTTTTGTTAGATAATCATTTGCCAATTTTACCAATTCTTCATTTACATGAATTACAAATGGACAATGATTACAAATAAAAAATATCACAGTTCCCTGATCTCCTTTTAAGTTTTGAAGGGATAATTTACGCTGAGAAACCGTGTCAAAGAGCGTGAAATCTGGTGCTATTGTTCCTAATGGAAGCATATTTGACGGAGTTTGAGCCATTTTGATAATTTATTTGTAAGTTTATAACTTCAAATTTAGTTAAAAAAATATGAAAACACTTAATCAGTGGTTTGAAGAATATTCAGTAAGTCATCAAAATGAGACCAATCAATTAATACATTACATATGTGTTCCTGCCATTTTTTTTAGTATAGTAGGTTTATTTATGAGTATTCCAACTGATTTTCTATCTAATCTTTTCGGATTGCAAAATCCTTATATTGAAAACTGGGCTTTCATAGTTTTATCTTTAATTTTAGTGTTTTATTTACGACTCTCATTTTCAATGTTTTTAAAAATGTTGGTCATTTCAGCACTTTGTATAGTTTTAAACTATTTTTTAGGGCAAAAATTACCATTATTTTACACATCTTTAGTTATTTTTGCCTTAGCTTGGATTGGTCAATTTTATGGACATAAAGTTGAAGGTAAGAAACCTTCGTTCATAAAAGACTTACAATTTTTATTAATTGGTCCGGCATGGGTAATCCAAAAATTGACAACAAAAAAAAATAACTTATTTAAAAAAAATATATAGTGAAGAAAACGTTATTCCCCTTAATAGCATTCTTATTTAGCATTTCTCAAATATCTGCCCAAGAATCTGACCGATTTATAAATATCCAAAACCTTGATATTAATACTGTAAACGCTGATTTTGGTGTGTCTTTCTATAAAAGTGATATGGTTTTATTTGCTTCTTCTAAAAAAGATAAAAATCTTAAACGTCGTGATAGAAGTCATAATAGAATGGAATATTTAGAATTCTATAAAGGATTAATTGGTGATGATGGACAAATATTTGGAGGTGGGCGTTATTCTTACGAAAAATTCAATATGTTTTATGAATCTGATATAACCTTTAGCCCTGATGGTAAAACAATATTCTTCACATTAAACAACTATATTGATGATGAATATAGAGAACGTTTCAATAAAAGTGAGACAAAAGAACATGTATTAAGTATTTATCGCGCAAATATTGATGATGCAGGTATTGCAACAAATATTAAATCATTACCAATAAATAACAATGATTATTCAGTAAGAAACCCAGAATTAAGTCCTGATGGAAAAACCTTGTATTATTCTTCTACCAACCCAGAAGGTTACGGAGATTATGATATTTATAAAATAGCCATTAATGATGATGGCACTTATGGAAAAGAAATAAATTTAGGTCCAGAAATTAATTCTAAAGACAATGAATTTTTTCCATTTATGAGCACTAACAATATTCTGTATTTTTCTTCAGATGGTCATGGCGGAATAGGTTTTCTTGATATTTTTAGTAGTACATATGAAAATGGTGAGTATGCTACACCAACAAATTTAGGAGGAAAAATCAATAGTGAGTACGATGATTTCGCATTTATAGTAAGTCCTGAAAGACATTTAGGATATTTTTCATCATCAAGACAAGGAAAAGGTGATGCAGACATATACTCATTTCAAGTAGAACCTCTTGCTCCTATAGCTTGTAATCAAACAATAAATGGAATTGTAAGAAACGAACTTACTGATGCTGTGATTACCAATACAACAGTACAACTATTTAGCAATGGTACACCTATTGAAACCGTAACTACTGATAGCTCTGGATTATTTACATTTGATGTTGATTGCGAAACAAACTACACTATTATTGTATCCAAAAATGCGCATTCAGATTCTGAAAAAACATTTACTACTTCTGATATAAATAATGAAACAAGTGATTTCTCGTTTTTCATTCAGCCACTTGAATGCAAACAAACTATTGCTGGTATCGTTATAAGTAAAGAAACAAAAATACCGTTATTAGAAGTTGAATTATCTTTATTTGATGGTAAAAAATTAATTGAATCTACCAATTCAAAAATTGGAGGTGTATTTAACTTTGAAACTAAAATTGATTGTAAATCAAACTATACAGTAATAGCAGGTGCAAAAAATTACCTACCATTAACAACTGATGTAAAAACTACTGATGTGTTAAATGAAGAAAACTATTTAAAATTAGCGTTAGAAGAAGCTCAAGAATTTGTCACTATACGTAATATTGTTATGATTAGAAGTAAACCTATTTACTTTGATTTAAATGACTCTTCTATTAGAAAAGATGCTGCAATTGAATTAGACAAAGTTGTAGAGATTATGAAAAATAATCCGGAAATTAAAATTGAAATTAACTCACATACAGATAGTCGTGCTGCAGATGAATACAATTTAAGATTGTCAGATGATAGATCAAAATCTACTATAGCATACATTATATCTCAAGGAATTGAAGCTTATAGG contains:
- a CDS encoding YfiT family bacillithiol transferase, producing MTLEKLKYPIGQSNIPEIITNEHIKNWIEIIDKHPDQLIELVSNLTDEQLDKPYRPDGWTSRQVVHHLGDSHTNSYIRFKWTLTETSPIIKAYDEVKWAELPDTKHAPIAHSLTYLKSLHQKWVYLLKTLTSSDLKKYFIHPATGNKVTLEKNIGIYAWHCQHHFEHINQLLIREGWKQ
- a CDS encoding thioredoxin family protein; translation: MAQTPSNMLPLGTIAPDFTLFDTVSQRKLSLQNLKGDQGTVIFFICNHCPFVIHVNEELVKLANDYLTKGISFIAISSNDVGNYPQDSPELMRKVASNLGYTFPYLYDESQEVAKAYDAACTPDSYVFNSELKLVYRGQLDDSRPGNGIGVTGVDIRHALDCMLSNVKNIKLQKPSIGCNIKWKTN
- a CDS encoding OmpA family protein, producing the protein MKKTLFPLIAFLFSISQISAQESDRFINIQNLDINTVNADFGVSFYKSDMVLFASSKKDKNLKRRDRSHNRMEYLEFYKGLIGDDGQIFGGGRYSYEKFNMFYESDITFSPDGKTIFFTLNNYIDDEYRERFNKSETKEHVLSIYRANIDDAGIATNIKSLPINNNDYSVRNPELSPDGKTLYYSSTNPEGYGDYDIYKIAINDDGTYGKEINLGPEINSKDNEFFPFMSTNNILYFSSDGHGGIGFLDIFSSTYENGEYATPTNLGGKINSEYDDFAFIVSPERHLGYFSSSRQGKGDADIYSFQVEPLAPIACNQTINGIVRNELTDAVITNTTVQLFSNGTPIETVTTDSSGLFTFDVDCETNYTIIVSKNAHSDSEKTFTTSDINNETSDFSFFIQPLECKQTIAGIVISKETKIPLLEVELSLFDGKKLIESTNSKIGGVFNFETKIDCKSNYTVIAGAKNYLPLTTDVKTTDVLNEENYLKLALEEAQEFVTIRNIVMIRSKPIYFDLNDSSIRKDAAIELDKVVEIMKNNPEIKIEINSHTDSRAADEYNLRLSDDRSKSTIAYIISQGIEAYRLSGQGYGETQLVNKCSNGVKCSEAEHQENRRTEFIVINE
- a CDS encoding GNAT family N-acetyltransferase, coding for MIRKVKISDAKEIVDIYNYYVLNSIVTFDEKPFSKSDFEQKIKKISSDYPFIVFEENNEILGYAYANKWRQKPAYNNTLESTVYVKNGVHKKRIGTKLYTELLKQLKEQNYHVIIGGLSLPNDASIRLHENFGFKKVAHFNEVGLKFGKWIDVGFWQLIFN
- a CDS encoding Mpo1 family 2-hydroxy fatty acid dioxygenase, with the translated sequence MKTLNQWFEEYSVSHQNETNQLIHYICVPAIFFSIVGLFMSIPTDFLSNLFGLQNPYIENWAFIVLSLILVFYLRLSFSMFLKMLVISALCIVLNYFLGQKLPLFYTSLVIFALAWIGQFYGHKVEGKKPSFIKDLQFLLIGPAWVIQKLTTKKNNLFKKNI